TCTGAACCGGAGGATCCCCATGAACGCGTTTGCCCAGCTTTTCGTCGTCTCGGCCCTTGCCCTGGCCGCCGCCACGTCCCAGGCGCAGCCCGTGGCGCAGCCCGCCGCTCGCGCGGTGGCCGCCCTGGCCTCCAACTACATCGCGGCCAAGGACGGCACGCCGCTGTACTACAAGGACTGGGGTCCGAAGGACGGCCCGGTCGTCGTCTTCAGCCATGGCTGGCCGCTCAACTCGGACAGCTGGGAGTCGCAGATGATGTTCCTGGCGGACAAGGGCTACCGGGTCATCGCACACGACCGGCGCGGCCATGGCCGCTCGGGCCAGCCGTGGAACGGCAACCACATGGACCAGTACGCCGATGACCTGGCGGCCGTCATCGAGGCCTTGAACCTGAAGAACGCGACCCTGGTGGGCTTCTCCACCGGGGGCGGCGAGGTGGCGCGCTACATCGGCCGGCATGGCTCGCAGCGTGTCGCCAAGGTCGTGCTGGTGAGCGCGGTCACGCCCCTCATGGTGAAGACGCCGGCCAACCCCGACGGCGTGCCGATGGAGGTCTTCGACGGCCTGCGCAAGGCCTCGGCCGACAACCGGGCCCAGTTGTACAAGGACATCGCCGGTGGCCCCTTCTTCGGCTTCAACCGCCCGGGCGCGAAGCCGTCGGAGGGCCAGGTCGACTCGTTCTGGCGCCAGGGGATGCTGGCGGGCCACAAGGCCACCTATGACTCGATCAAGGCCTTCTC
This genomic stretch from Eleftheria terrae harbors:
- a CDS encoding alpha/beta fold hydrolase — its product is MNAFAQLFVVSALALAAATSQAQPVAQPAARAVAALASNYIAAKDGTPLYYKDWGPKDGPVVVFSHGWPLNSDSWESQMMFLADKGYRVIAHDRRGHGRSGQPWNGNHMDQYADDLAAVIEALNLKNATLVGFSTGGGEVARYIGRHGSQRVAKVVLVSAVTPLMVKTPANPDGVPMEVFDGLRKASADNRAQLYKDIAGGPFFGFNRPGAKPSEGQVDSFWRQGMLAGHKATYDSIKAFSESNFVEDLKKLDKPTLVIHGDDDQIVPIETTGRATAKLVKNARLIEYAGGPHGITDTHKNRLNQDLLEFIKR